A stretch of the Aminipila terrae genome encodes the following:
- a CDS encoding Na/Pi cotransporter family protein: MEVNWFQVGITLLGSLAIFIYGMNLMSDGLQKTAGEKMRKVLSLLTKNPLIGVIVGALTAVVLQSSSATTVMVIGFVSAGLMNLPQAISIVLGANIGTTVTAQLIAFKVGNYLWIFILIGFILHVFMKKENWTNAGQTIFAFGLLFLSINIMGNVMKTIAELPEVIQFFMSVKEIPVIGVITGALITALVQSSTASIAVLQNLASQVGPDGVSSVVGLQAALPIIFGTNIGTTITAVVASVGAPANAKRTAAAHIIFNVTGTFIFMFFISFYCRMVQYISPAGLEYEVISRQIANAHMFFNIINTLIFLPFIWLLVKIVMKIIPSKDTDKLPSQPHFLDYNIIEQPVFAIHLATKELLRIADFALQMIKDVKKAFLANDSEAIKEVFKTEDIVNNLQEETVKYLASIFATDTLTEHQGNIVSGLIHIASDIEHIGDNCINIAEFADEKIKNGYEFSDIACAEIYECFDQALRMTRTTIKALEEGDLNRAKDLLVQEEEMNRTEERLKRQHIKRLYDKSCSPEFTVMYTDIVHNIERIGDSCKKIAEAVLSDIQFKENNITNKEFKDAI, encoded by the coding sequence ATGGAAGTTAACTGGTTTCAGGTTGGGATTACATTACTTGGTAGTTTAGCAATATTTATTTATGGAATGAACCTGATGAGTGATGGATTACAGAAGACTGCTGGAGAAAAAATGAGAAAGGTTCTGTCACTTTTAACCAAAAATCCATTGATTGGAGTTATAGTAGGGGCTTTAACCGCAGTGGTGCTGCAAAGCAGCAGTGCGACAACTGTAATGGTCATAGGATTTGTTAGTGCAGGACTTATGAATTTACCTCAGGCTATTAGTATTGTACTGGGTGCCAATATAGGTACCACTGTAACGGCACAGCTTATTGCCTTTAAAGTTGGCAATTATTTATGGATATTTATTCTTATTGGTTTTATCCTGCATGTTTTTATGAAAAAAGAGAACTGGACCAATGCTGGTCAGACTATTTTCGCTTTTGGTCTGCTGTTTTTAAGTATTAATATCATGGGCAATGTGATGAAAACAATAGCAGAATTACCTGAAGTAATCCAGTTTTTTATGTCAGTTAAAGAAATACCTGTTATTGGGGTTATAACCGGTGCATTAATAACGGCTCTTGTTCAAAGCAGCACTGCTTCTATTGCGGTATTGCAAAATCTTGCCAGCCAGGTGGGGCCTGACGGAGTTTCCAGTGTTGTGGGACTTCAGGCAGCACTGCCAATTATATTTGGAACAAATATTGGTACAACTATTACAGCAGTGGTCGCATCTGTTGGAGCACCGGCGAATGCAAAACGTACGGCTGCAGCCCATATAATCTTTAATGTTACCGGTACTTTTATCTTTATGTTTTTTATCTCTTTCTATTGCAGAATGGTTCAGTATATTTCCCCTGCAGGATTGGAATATGAAGTTATATCCAGACAAATTGCAAATGCTCATATGTTTTTTAACATTATAAATACACTGATTTTCTTACCTTTTATCTGGCTACTGGTTAAAATTGTCATGAAGATTATCCCAAGTAAAGATACAGATAAACTTCCTTCACAACCACATTTCCTGGATTATAATATAATTGAACAACCAGTTTTTGCCATACACCTTGCAACGAAAGAACTTTTAAGAATTGCAGATTTTGCTTTGCAGATGATCAAGGATGTTAAGAAAGCATTTCTGGCTAATGATTCAGAGGCTATTAAGGAAGTGTTTAAAACGGAAGACATTGTCAATAATCTTCAAGAAGAAACGGTTAAATATTTAGCCTCCATTTTTGCTACAGACACATTGACAGAACATCAGGGGAATATTGTTTCAGGACTGATTCATATTGCATCTGATATTGAACATATAGGTGACAATTGCATAAATATTGCAGAATTTGCTGATGAGAAAATAAAAAATGGTTATGAGTTCTCTGACATTGCCTGTGCAGAGATTTATGAATGTTTTGATCAGGCATTACGAATGACAAGAACCACTATTAAAGCTCTTGAAGAAGGAGATTTGAACCGTGCTAAAGACCTTCTTGTTCAGGAAGAAGAAATGAACAGAACAGAAGAACGATTAAAGAGACAGCATATTAAAAGACTTTACGATAAAAGCTGTTCCCCTGAATTTACCGTTATGTATACAGATATAGTTCATAATATAGAAAGAATCGGCGATTCCTGTAAAAAAATTGCAGAAGCAGTGCTTTCTGATATTCAGTTTAAGGAAAATAATATCACAAATAAAGAATTTAAGGATGCTATATAG
- a CDS encoding sensor histidine kinase gives MRKRFLLASVGITICNVVLLLFVMSYFISIESNNHGSAFSFMLNNRYFGITMIVCVVCSGVFSLLIYNQIMKPVHRLQEQMVKTTEENKKAEQIRSEFVANVTHELKTPLTSIAGFIETLQDGAAENPEIRNKFIDIIAIETSRLERLIEDVLVLSEIENKKASIDIVTIDTKESLINLISTIEPIANGKNITIETRLAEHCYIEGNVDRFIQMMMNLIENAIKYSKEDQEGKVLVSSYMDQNKVYVQISDNGIGISEEHFGRLFERFYRVDKSRTKKGGGTGLGLSIVKHIAFLFNAEVNVKSKLGEGTTFTVIFNRREE, from the coding sequence ATGAGAAAGAGATTTTTGCTGGCTTCTGTAGGAATTACTATTTGCAATGTTGTGCTGTTGTTGTTTGTTATGTCTTATTTTATATCTATAGAGTCCAATAATCATGGAAGTGCCTTTTCTTTTATGCTTAATAACCGGTATTTTGGCATCACTATGATTGTCTGCGTAGTATGCTCCGGAGTCTTTTCTTTACTCATTTATAATCAGATTATGAAGCCTGTACATCGTCTACAGGAACAAATGGTAAAAACCACTGAGGAAAACAAAAAAGCGGAACAGATTCGAAGTGAATTTGTAGCAAATGTAACTCATGAGTTAAAAACACCTCTTACTTCTATTGCGGGATTCATTGAAACCCTGCAGGATGGAGCAGCTGAAAACCCTGAAATACGAAATAAGTTTATTGACATTATAGCTATTGAAACTTCCAGATTGGAACGTTTAATTGAAGACGTTCTGGTGCTTTCGGAAATTGAAAACAAAAAGGCTTCCATAGATATAGTAACTATTGATACGAAGGAAAGTCTGATTAATTTAATTTCTACGATAGAACCCATTGCCAATGGAAAAAATATTACTATTGAAACCCGGCTGGCTGAACATTGTTATATAGAAGGAAATGTTGACCGCTTTATTCAGATGATGATGAATTTAATTGAAAATGCCATAAAATATTCTAAAGAAGACCAGGAAGGCAAAGTTCTGGTATCCTCTTATATGGATCAAAATAAAGTATATGTCCAGATAAGTGATAACGGAATCGGTATTTCAGAAGAACATTTTGGAAGACTGTTTGAAAGGTTTTACAGAGTAGATAAGTCCAGAACAAAGAAAGGTGGTGGAACTGGGTTGGGACTTTCTATTGTAAAACATATTGCCTTTTTATTTAATGCAGAAGTTAATGTGAAAAGTAAACTTGGTGAAGGTACCACCTTTACTGTGATTTTTAACCGAAGGGAGGAATAG
- a CDS encoding winged helix-turn-helix domain-containing protein — protein sequence MKKILIIEDEPNIIELVGYNLKNNGYDYISAEDGIMGITLVHKEKPDLILLDLMLPGKNGHEICRELREDGNKTPIIMLTAKSDEVDKILGLEFGADDYITKPFSVRELMARIKAVLRRYEENNSPDKTSDYVIRIDDIEINTDRHEVLVGGKQVELTLKEFELLCYLTENRGHVFSRDQLLDKVWGIDFAGETRTVDVHIRYLRKKLGQDDNEDKYIQTIRGKGYKMR from the coding sequence ATGAAAAAAATATTAATTATTGAGGATGAACCCAATATTATAGAACTGGTGGGTTATAACTTAAAGAATAATGGCTATGATTATATAAGTGCAGAAGACGGAATAATGGGTATTACGTTGGTACATAAAGAAAAACCAGATTTGATTCTTTTGGATTTAATGCTGCCTGGAAAAAACGGGCACGAAATCTGCAGAGAATTGAGAGAAGATGGTAACAAAACTCCTATTATAATGCTTACTGCAAAGAGCGACGAAGTAGATAAAATATTAGGACTGGAGTTTGGCGCTGATGATTATATTACAAAACCATTTAGTGTACGGGAACTGATGGCCAGAATAAAAGCTGTTTTAAGAAGGTATGAAGAAAATAATTCTCCTGATAAAACAAGTGATTATGTTATTCGTATTGATGATATTGAAATCAATACAGACAGGCATGAAGTCCTGGTGGGAGGGAAACAGGTGGAACTTACCCTTAAAGAATTTGAACTGTTATGCTATTTAACTGAAAACAGAGGTCACGTTTTTTCCAGAGATCAGCTGCTTGACAAGGTTTGGGGCATTGATTTTGCAGGGGAAACCAGAACGGTAGATGTTCATATAAGATATTTAAGGAAAAAGCTGGGCCAGGATGACAACGAAGACAAATATATACAGACTATAAGAGGAAAGGGTTACAAAATGAGATGA
- a CDS encoding P-loop NTPase family protein — protein sequence MELITILFITDDLDYARALSTCVAVENSKMFFTIISNEDFYHYPQKDEYKLILVDYMIKTEETGFIILVEVQEPFNNSNQNQHLYRYDTAERLSQELMLLYCKKTGSKFIKPIKGSGQTVFFCSATGGTGKTSVALGLAQELVRFHGKRVLYINYEEFQSTDKYFRPDEEKSLDFYLYYMETNNNLCRIIDSFIITDSYGICTFSGSKGRNPLKLLNVQEMDKFMEMVQQAGSFDFILIDGDSSLNEETLWLISACDKICNISSSEIDIKQIHYNNYLVHSLGRQIFDKTVEVINFYPRETEAEFQESPEKIYIDYDIDSFYTRENDEHLQLITINIEKEFGDGIKRLSEKLTLNLQ from the coding sequence ATGGAATTAATTACAATTTTGTTTATAACGGATGATCTGGATTATGCCAGAGCATTGTCAACTTGTGTAGCTGTGGAAAACAGTAAAATGTTTTTTACTATTATATCCAATGAAGATTTTTACCATTATCCTCAAAAAGATGAATATAAACTTATTTTAGTGGATTATATGATAAAAACAGAAGAGACTGGATTTATTATTCTGGTTGAAGTTCAGGAGCCATTTAATAATTCTAATCAGAACCAGCATCTATACCGGTATGACACGGCAGAAAGATTATCACAGGAATTAATGCTTTTATATTGTAAAAAAACAGGCAGTAAATTCATAAAACCCATAAAAGGTTCTGGACAAACTGTTTTCTTTTGTAGTGCAACAGGGGGCACGGGCAAAACTTCTGTTGCATTAGGACTGGCACAAGAATTAGTCCGGTTTCATGGAAAAAGAGTGTTGTATATAAATTATGAAGAATTCCAATCCACAGACAAATATTTTAGACCTGATGAAGAAAAATCCTTAGATTTTTATTTATATTATATGGAAACAAATAATAATCTTTGCAGAATTATTGATAGTTTCATTATTACAGACTCATATGGTATATGTACTTTTTCTGGTTCCAAAGGAAGAAATCCATTGAAACTTCTAAATGTACAGGAAATGGATAAGTTTATGGAAATGGTGCAACAGGCTGGAAGTTTTGATTTTATCCTGATTGATGGTGACAGTTCATTAAATGAAGAAACGCTCTGGCTAATTTCTGCCTGTGATAAAATATGTAATATTAGCAGTAGTGAAATAGATATAAAACAAATTCATTATAATAATTATTTGGTACATTCTCTGGGAAGACAGATTTTTGATAAAACCGTAGAGGTTATTAATTTCTATCCCAGAGAAACTGAAGCAGAATTTCAGGAATCTCCGGAGAAAATTTATATTGATTATGATATAGACAGTTTTTATACCAGAGAAAATGATGAACATTTACAGCTTATTACAATTAATATAGAAAAAGAATTTGGAGATGGTATAAAACGGTTGTCGGAAAAGTTAACATTAAATTTACAATAG